In Magnolia sinica isolate HGM2019 chromosome 16, MsV1, whole genome shotgun sequence, the genomic window GAAGTAACATTGCCCGATTTAGAACCACACCAAAGATTAAGCTCGAGCCCGGCCCAGCCCTTGGGCCTCATAGTCCTGTCCAAACTCAGACCAAGGTAGGCCAGGCTTGAAAGCCCGATGGGCCAGCCCAACCCAATGACACCCCTAGGTAGAGCCGTACatgagttgagttagctcggtcagctcgctcgactcgacttgaaaaagcttgacttGCCTAGGAAATTGGATTCGTACTATGTCGATCTGATTTTAGAGCTCGagaaaatttcaagccgagttcgagcttgcctgagttCGAATCGACTCATATCAAACTTCAACTCGAATTGGCTCGATGACTcagttatttttttaatatatattgatgttgctcgttgggtgtttgatgaaataactcaacgaacTTTTGTTTCAGGGTGCGTACATTCTCTGCGGGATCAGTCTGTGGAAAAGGAGTGAATATAAAACAAACcactaaaaaaaaactttacagcATAAAACTGCAcccatatcttgattttgattttgctcaccaagtgtttgatgaaatacctataaagattagttattgttttgcattgtatgaaaaattgaagatgcattcaaAGCGTTTGAGAAAATATCGCACATGCTTAAACTCGGCTTAAGCTGTGCCGAGCTCGACTTAGATAAACTCGTGTACGGGTCAACCCCTAGAAAATAATGTGTTGTTTGTGTTGTTTACATCCAACCTTGAAGTTAGGCTGTTCATTAGCCGGTGCAAATGTCAATTCATCCTTGCataacacacatacacatatagccaaaatgctcagctgcgcacctgTTGGCACTGAActcatgcgaacttttttgagaactcatcatacgttatGTAATTCCAAAATCTGAAATTAGAAGAGTGATTGGACTTGGCTTCAACTTATAAAAGAGAGGCTGCTAATTACACGACCCTTCCATGTGCTACCACATGCATGGATCCAAGCAATTAATTTAGTGGGTCTCTCCATGTAGATGGTCTAGACCCGAAATGTAGTTAGTCCATTCATCAGACGGGGCTCAATGTTTAAAACAAATGAACAACTTACAaaatttttcttagttttttcaGCTATCAATTGTTTCATGTACTATATAGCCTTACATCAAGTTGGCAGCTGGTGTGTAAATTTTGGCCACATCTTTTTTCTCATGAACCTTACGTATGAACAAGATTCGTGTAGCCGATtccaattagttaggataagggTCAAACGATGATGTTATTGTTGTTAACAAGGAGGAGCTCATCTGATGAACAACTCCAATAATGGCATGTGTGCCATGCATAGTTGGCAAAATGCAATgtggaaaaaaaagaaggttagaaaaataaaaatattatctgTTTGTCTCTAATCAAGGTATCGTTGTCACGTGGCATCATCGATGTCATAAGATTTGATAAGTTCAGATCAAACATTAACAATTGCATGTCCCACTCTTAGTTTGTTTATAATTTTTCTACCGGCCAGGTTAAGCTAAGGTTGGAAATAATCACATATACTTGGTTCTGGGTCTGGGTCAGATAGGTGGGCTTAGGTTGAGTATAAAGGATTTCAGGGTGTGGTCGAGTTGTGGCTTAGATGGGATTGGGCCGAGGTTGACTTGCGATGAATGACTGACCCATGAGCTAAAAAACCACACATATGGGAAGAATGGAGCTCAAGAATATTTGGCTTTTCTTTGGTTGaatggaattttatttatttattattattattattttttgtgcagttttattttttttcttctttttccgttagcttgttagtacacttactgtcagttcacacttcagtgttagccacctccactagggaatcgataccaagacctcagtgttgaaacgaggtatctttcactcagtctaccacctgagctatggatctaggtgtagtCAGGCTGGTCATTCCACCCCGGCTCAGGTGAGTTCCTGAGTGGCCTTGGGACCAGACGAGTCGATCCAAGTCACTAGGTCTTTTCAAGGAATGGCTCGCATCTCACACAGGGGTGTTACATTGACACACGTGTCATGATCTGCACCTTCAATCCTTCGTTGCCAATAGCCTTAACATCTCGTAATTATAGTGTTTGGTTGGCACTTTGAAACACATTTTTTTACTACTACAAAGCCCGGGAAAATCAACAAATCAATGGTCAAACATTTAGCAGATTGGATATTCCTCTGTGGTTGGACGcacaagatcaatggtctggttcaatgaaccatgggccccacttatattaAATGGGCGCATTAACACGAAGAATCCAAAGATCCTTTGAAAGTATATTTACTGAGAATTGTGTGGCCTGAAgaatgaatggttcggatcattATAACGTGAAAAGGGTGTGACAGTAGCACGTTTACTCAGAATATTACTTCTGGTCTAAtcaacttttattattattaaaacacCTTCGATGACGTGTTTAGATCACAGCCGTAACTGATATGGGACACTGATGCCGATTTTCAGTTCTCTTTCACTAGTGGAgagtttaaaattttgatttgtacTTCCAAATGTATATGATGTGAGTgcccccaccgtaatgtgtgcatgaaatccactctgactaTCATATGCATCAGCACACATTACGCCCAAGGCCCAAAATTCAGCCACATCCattgttcaagtggaccacacgagtgGAAACAGTATGCAGAGATGCCAAACCtacaaactatttcccttggtgtggcccacactaaTCAAGGATAGGCCTAAACATGGTGGCCTCTGGCATAAAATTCCACAAGGCAGCcaatggttggagttgatttcacataataattacggtgggccctggaaaaaaaataaagggtgggcatctctctcccaattgtttcctttagcgaggcccacctgaataaacggatcatcctgatttttgggccgacaaaactgatggttggagtggattgtaCATGGAtggccctaaaaaaaataaaatcaaaggcaGGCAGTTAATGTGAAGTATCTTATGAAAagtgaccaaaaaaaaaaaaaaaaacattttgtttgTGGTTATTTTTCATAAGAAGTTTCACTTTAACGGCTTGGATAGCCGTTTTGGGCCCAttctggtaggccccacaaagttgGACTGGATATTCAGTTGAAACATCTGAGCCATAGCTATGACTATGGAGAAAATGTATCTTAGTACATCCTAAAGTGGACATGGTGATTAAAGAGCAGGGCTTTCTTGAAACTTTCATAACCCTTTAATTCGTCGGAGTTCTTGAACAACTTCCTTCATTGTAGGCCTCTCCTCCCAGCTTCCCGAAAGGCATCTCCTAACAAGCTGTGCAAATGCCATCAGTTGATCTTTCTTCACTTCTTGAAGAAGACTTGCCTCAGCAAAGCCAACAAGCTTCTCTTCTGTGCATTCAGCAAACTCAGAAGCCGACTCCCAAAGCTCTCTATCCTTCTTTCCGGTTAAAATCTCAAACACAACTACCCCGTAGCTGTAAACATCACTTTTTTCTGATACTAGCCCCTTCGCCATATAACACGGATCAGCATACCCATAGGTCCCGAGAACCAGGCATTCTGTCTCTGTTTCACCCAAGGGCATAGGCAGTGACACATCAAAACCAATGATTTTGACATTACAATGTTCGTCCAACaaaatttttcttgattttatatCCCTATGAATGATTGGTGTCGCCATGTCTATATGCAAATAGGTAAGTCCATACGCCACTCCTGTCGCAATCTTTAAACAATTTTCCCATGAAATATAGCCTGAAGTTCCAGGTTTGTGGATACGGTCATAAAGAGTCTCGTGGGAGAAGAATTCATACACTAGTGTTGGAATTTCGATCTCGAGGCAACATCCGAGTATCTTCAATATGTTCACATGGTTAATTCGGGATAGTACTGCTACTTCATAGGCTCTGGAGGCGGAAATGAAATTGGACTGTTGTGACTTGGAGACGATAACAGCTCGACCATCGATGGTTCCCTTGTACATTTTGTACAATCTTTCTTCACAAAAAAATAGGTCGTCTGCATAATTGTTAGTTGCCTTCTCAAGCTCTTGCGCGGAAAAGATGCGGATTGGGCTACTTTTCCCTTCGGAATAAGTAATTAACTCTTCTAATAACTCAGCTCCGTTATTTAAGAAGACCTCATCGTTCCTTTTTGGTCTCAAGCCAAAACCAAACCAACTGTTGTAGCCTGTGAGAATGACCACAAAATTCACTTTTCAAAGATTAAATCTTTTTTCATTGTTAGAGTATAGTATATCTATGTACAACTCTATATAATATAGATATGTGGATGGATACATGTATATCTATTAAGATTTCGTACAGATCTCCCACCCCTTCTATATATATTCTATTTATTCTAAGTGGAATAATTTCTATATATTCTATATTCATTCTGAGTGAAATAATGACACAACAGTTTTGTAAATTAGAGTTCCTAAAATTTAACATGATATCAGAGCTATGATTTGGCCCTAATCCTAATCATCCAATTCCCTTCCAACCTCCCTCACATTCATCACTATTTGTATCTATACTCTAACATTAATAAAACTTAAAAAGAGAAAAGTATACAAAGAAGATCAACTATTAGTTGGGAGAACTTACATCTGAGTGCCATGTTACTTCGGTGACTTCGAAGTGTACACCAATTGCCCTTCCTTTTTTATTCTAAAAAtctccaaaaattataaaaaatgagAATGAGTAGAAGCAGCATACAATGGGAAAGAGATTCAAAGGCGTTATATGACTTTTGGTGCCTTGGATTGCATTTTTTGGGAAACAAATAGGGTTGTGTTTGGATCATGGTTAGTAAAACTCCATTTTAAActccatatttttttttaaaaatacacatgtaattgataaaatgctcaaaacTCCGCATATCTTAAGATCGTAAAAAATTATTTTGTGGGCAAACTGAATTAAACACGTTTCTTTCGATCCAACTCACgaatgcccaaatagtctcggaatataatgattctagtcaggaatgaaagagcactaaagtaccattcagattaccaaaaatcgacccaaaccgacatcaaatgatggatttataggcgtctccgttggaacgcgcaatttggaaagattaacaattcatattgaaaaatgacgatcgaagagttccaacatgcttttgggatatctaacggtctctgaattaggcaatttttgtcccatttggaagcttgataagttaccattccaatgacctgaaataatcttaattcgacctctaaagagagaattatgagggttactattggacaaggagatgaaggaaatatttaggaccgacgattgcgatcccacttacggatgcccaaatggtctcgaaatacatgTATATAGCTATTTTTCATTTCGTTGTTAATCTAAATTATATTCAACTTGAGCTTTTCATTTACAGAATTTTTggcgtttttattttttttaccacaTTTTTTAATGATCGAGATCAAATTAAACAAgaacaattttttttatttttttttacgaaATGCCAGTTTGTTAGCTATGGTTCGGGTGCACAAATGAATTTAAAAACCAACACTTTGTACTGAGGAAGTAGCCTCAAGAATTTGAACTTATTGTGATTGGAATTTGAAGCAGACTTCCTCAGTACCAATTCTAAGGAAAATACAAACTTTTCCCCTTTGATTaaatgggtgtgtttggttgcattaaatatcatgaaatttcatgattaatcagtctaataccatgatattttgtgcaacctAACACAAACTATTATTAGACCGGTAACTACAATTTAATTTAATAGTGCTACATCcaaaatgatgtagagcgggtcgcggacactttcatgtccaagatggatcaaagaaggctcgatcagaggTAGAAATCATCAAAACCGTTAGAACCATAAAACAagtatatctcgcaaaccggaatgagttactcgacgaacaataaatgattttggggtaggacgagctactttagccaaccaacccggctatgccgggttgcccatgcggaatttgcgagattccatcctatcgacggtcaaattccatgtttagttacgtttttactataaataataagttttagtttgattataactcttcatctggtgggctttaggagttgtgtccaacatgaaaagcgtttagaataattaggagaataacgtggttaagctatATACAAAACTTACTATAagaagtaaatttactatttataataagttgcgaattctaggagttttagttgcagtttgcttctgatttctctcccattgcttggtatccctatttaaagggctgtgaactcgtttatttcattaatcatcaatcaattttgaaatttatagaatttattttctattttgctttctttttttctcatggattcaagaaggtgaggagtccagataagctccgtggatttggagtagtcatccttaaggaagacggtgatcgacctcatgtcctcccctgTGTCACAAAAGCGTTCAAAGTAATGGTTTCTTGATCTCCAAGTCAAAGGTTCGAGGAATTGGTGCcatcataaataaaaatttaaaaagaaaaaaaaaaaaggtgctcaAAATGGGAAATTGTAGAATCTCAAAAGCCAAGAAGAGCATAAATTTATTTCACTTACAGAAATTGCAGATCAGGGAATCCCTGTTAAATGAACTAAgacttcagagagagagagagagagagaggtatttgTTTCTACTTTTACAAACAGAGAATATAGAAAAGTTCTCTGTTTATCAAAGTAGAACAGTACAGTAGTCTGAGAGACAACCACAAAATATACACCATACCAGCAGATCCAGACTGAAGAATATTTATCCTTTCgttgggagatttttggtgcatggtccatacaatggggcccacgataTCAATTGTTTAGATCAGAGAATAAAATTCCCAAGTCATTGCTAAcatatccaaaccatttgtaaCCGTTTGATGTTTTGGGCCTCAAACCAAACAATGTGGATGCACAAAATGAGCCTCATGCCACTGCTGTCATGAATCTAGAGCTGTAAACGGGTACCAAAATCCATGGATTTTTTAAATGACTTTCTTTTTATTGGAAATATTATGGAAAATAACGAAAATAATGACACGTTTGTTTTTTGGTCTTTTATATTTATCGATTTGTACCTCTTCTGACGTTCATTTATTTCGTTATTTTCAATGAATTTCTGACTTTCTATATTTGACATAATCCCTATCGTGTATTGTGCAGATGATTCTCTCCATCTCGAATTGAGTGAGGCTATACCTGAAGCATCTGACCCAATTCACATGATTTTGATCTGTACCGTTCTTGGGCCTTATTAATAGTTGTGACACGATTTCAGACCCGATTGATACCATAATAGACAAATTCAGTTAGGATTTGGGAACATGCCCAAAAATCGCACAAACTCTACTTTTTCTACAGCTCAGAATGGTTAGGCTTTCAGTTGGATGTTAGGTTGGGTGTGCCTTAGCCCCATACTTAATGTTaatcaataaaaataatttataatttcAGTTCAATTTCGTGGTtgtttgatttcttctttttttttaaaaaaaaaaaaaaaccttttttttgttgatagtgcgtttggttgcaaagaatatcatgaaattttacagCAAATTAGACTGTTtattcatgaaatttcatgatatttcggAGCAACCAAATGTGCcctcaatgttggttaatgggatggttttatttttaattttctttgaaTGGAAAAATCATGACAGTTTTCTATCAATTTTCTATCAATCATGACACGAGTGGAAACAGTACGCAGAGATGCCAAACCtacaaactatttcccttggtgtggcccacactaaTCAAGGATAGGCCTAAACATGGTGGCCCCTGGCATAAAATTCCACAAGGCAGCcaatggttggagttgatttcacatactcatcatggtgggccctgtaaaaaaaataaagtgtagtcatctctctcccaattgtttcctttagtgaggcccacctgaataacggatcagtctgatttttgggccctaggtcTGACAATGGATGACGCaactgatggttggagtggattgtacatacacatcaaggtgggcctaaaaaaaaGGCAGGCAGTTAAGGAGAAGGATCTTatgaaaaatgacaaaaaaaaaacattttgtttcTGGTTATTTTTCATAAGAACTTTCACTTTAATGGCCTGGATAGCCGTTTTGGGCCCAttctggtaggccccacaaagttgGACCCCTTTTTTATTCGATTGGATATTCACTTGAAACAGCTGGGCCAAAGCTATGACGACGATAACGTTGATAACATGAAAGCGGAGAAAATGAATCTTTAGTACATCCCAAAGTGGCTTATGGTGATCAAAGAGCAGGGCTTTCTTGAAACTTTCATAACCCTTTAATTCGTCGGAGTTCTTGAACAACTTCCTTCATTGTAGGCCTCTCATCCCATCTTTCCGAAAGGCATCTCCTAACAAGCTGTGCAAATGCCATCAGTTGATCTTTCTTCACTTCTTTAAGAAGACTTGCCTCAACAAAGCTAACAAGCTTCTCTTCAGCAAACTTAGAAACCAACTCCGATTCCTCAATCTCTATAACATTCTTTCCGGTTAACATCTCAAACACTACTGCCCCGTAGCTATAAACATCGCTTTTTTCTGATACTAGCCCCGTCTCAATATAACATGGATCCGAATACCCAAAGGTCCCCATAACAACGCATTCTATCTCTGTTTCACCCAAGGGCATAGGCAGTGATATATCAAAACCAATGATTTTGACATTACAATGTTCGTCCAACAAAATTTGACTGGATTTTATATTCCTATGAATGATTGGTGTCGCCATGTCTATGTGCAAATAGGTAAGTCCATACGCCACTCCTGTTGCAATCTTTAAGCAATTTTCCCATGAAATATAGCATGAACTTCCAGCTTTGTGGATACGGTCATAAAGAGTCTCTTGGGAGAAGAAATCATACACTAGTGTTGGAATTTCGATCTCGAGGCAACATCCGAGTATCTTCACTATGTTCACATGGTTGATTCGGGATAGCACAGCAACTTCATAGGCTCTGGAGGAGGAAATTAAATTGGACTGTTTTGACTTAGAAACAATAATAGCTCGACCATTGATGGTTCCCTTGTACATTTTGTACCATAAATCTTCATGAAAAAATAGGTCGTCTGCATAATTGTTAGTTGCCTTCTCAAGCTCTTGCACGGAAAAGATGCGGATTGGGCTGCTTTTACCTTCAGAAGAAGTAATTAACTCTTCTAATAACTCAGCTCCATTGTTTAAGAAGAACTCATCGTTCCTTTTTGGTCTCAAGCCAAAACCAAACCGACTGTTGTAGCCTGTGAGAATGACCACAAAATTCACTTTTCAAAGATTAAATCTTTTTTCATTGTTAGAGTATAGTATATCTATGTACAACTGTATATAATATAGATATGCATGTGGATGGATACATGTATATCTATTAAGATTTTTTTACAGATCTCCCATCTCTTTTATACATTCTACTTATTTTAAGTGAAATAATGACACAACAGTTCTGTAAAATGTAGTTCTTAAAATTTAATATGGTATCAGAGTTATGATTTAACCCTAATCCTAGTCATCCATCTCCCTTCCCTTCCAATctccaacacattcatcattaTTTGTATCTATAGTCTAacattaataaaatttaaaaagagaAAAGGTACAAAAAGTAGATCAACTATTAGTTGGGATAACTTACATCGTCTGAGTGCCATGTTACTTAGAAGTGTACACAAATTTCCCTTCCTTTTTTCTGCTAAAAATcttcaaaaagtaaaaaaaaattatataaaaatgagAATGAGTTGAAGCAGCATACAATGGGAAAGAGATTCAAAGGTTGTTGTTATATGACTTGTGGTGCCTTGGATTGCATTTTTAGAGAAACAAATAGGGTTGTGTTTGGATCATGGTTAGTAAAACTCCATTTTAAACtccatatttttttatttcaatacACATGTAATTGATAAAATGTTCAAAACTCTGTATATCTTAAGAtaggaaaattttattttgtgGGCAAACTGAATTAAACACGTTTCTTTTCAATAAAaaacttttattaaaaaaaacctttttgaggcaatttaaatattttaattaaagttttttttaatgttattcaTCTATGCTATCTACACACATATATGCATGTATATAgccatttttttcatttcatttttaatcTAAATTATATTCAACCTGAACTTTTCATTTACCGAATTtttggcatttttatttttttttaaccacaTTTTTTAATGATCGAGACTGAATTAAACACGaacaatttattatatatatatatatattgccaaATGCCATTTTGCTATCTATTGTTTGGGTGCACAAGTGAATTAAAAAATCAACACTTTGTAATGAGGAAGTAGCCTCAAGAATTTAAACTTATTGTGATTGGAATTTGAAGCTGACTTCCTCAGTGCCAATTCTAAGGAAAATACAAACTTCTTCCCTTTAATTaaatgggtgtgtttggttgcattaaatatcatgaaatttcatgattaatcagtctcaTTCCATGAAATTTTGTGCAACCTAACACAGACTATTATTAGACTGGTAATTGCAGTTTAATTTGACAGTGCTACATCCAAAAGCGTTCAAAGTAATGGTTTCTTGATCTCCAAGTCGAGGGTTCGAGGAATTGGTACcatcataaaaaaagaaaaaaagaaaaaaacagaaaaaaatgtGCTCAAAATGGGAAATTGTAGCATCTCAAAAGCCAAGAAGAACATAAATTTATTTCACATACAGAAATTGCGGATCAGGGAATCCCTGTTAAAAGAACTAAgacttcagagagagagagagagagagagagagagagaggtggtatTTGTTTCTACTTTTACAAACAGAGTATAGAAAAGTTCTCTGTTTATAAAAGCAGAACAATACAGTAGTCTGAGAGACAACCACAAAATATACACCATACCAACAGATCCAGACTGCAGAATATATATCCTTTCATTGGGAGATTTTTGGTACATGGGCtatacaatggggcccatgatatCAGTTGTTTAGATCAGAGAACAAAATTCTCTGAGTCATTGCTAACTTATCGAAACCATTTGGAACCGTTTGATGTTGTGGGCCTCACAACCACAAAATATACACCACACCAACAGATCCAGACTGCAGAATATTTATCCTTTCATTgggggatttttggtgcatgggccatacaatggggcccatgatatCAATTGTTTAGATAAGAGAACAAAATTCTCGAGTCATTGCTAACTTATCCAAATCATTTGGAACCGTCTAATGTTGTGGGCCTCACAACTACAAAATATACACCACACCAACAGATCCAGACTGTAAAATATTTGTCCTTTCattgggagatttttggtgcatgggccatacaatggggcccatgatatCAATTGTTTAGATCAAAGAACAAAATTCTCCGAATCATTGctaacctctttttttttttttttttacacgcacacgcaccccacacacacacacactagtggaatttcaccacctatggatactcgaacccttgatcgggtgttgaaactcctaagagtcatTGCTaacttatccaaaccatttggaACCGTTTGATGTTCTGGGCCTCACAACTACAAAATATATACTACACCAACAGATCCAGACTGTAGAATATTTATCCTTTCattgggagatttttggtgcatgggtgacgcagggatgaacgtgatgaggataactactccgaatccacggagcttctcgactcctcacagagacttctcgaatccacgaggaaagaaagcagaaaatagaaataaattctaataaattcaaaattgattaattgatgaataaaaacgagttcacaaccctttaaataggggtcccaagcaatgggaaagaaattagaatcaaactataactcaaactcttagaatccgcgacttactataaatagtaaactaactatttatagacggtcgtgatgtctactagtgtgcaaggttttcggctaaaaatagtaagtgtcctatttggcttcaccaaaccgttctcctaattattctaagctcttttcacgttgggcgcaactcctaaagcccgacggatgaagagttataatcaaactaaaacttactatttatagtaaaaacggaa contains:
- the LOC131229737 gene encoding wall-associated receptor kinase-like 1, translated to MALRCYNSWFGFGLRPKRNDEVFLNNGAELLEELITYSEGKSSPIRIFSAQELEKATNNYADDLFFCEERLYKMYKGTIDGRAVIVSKSQQSNFISASRAYEVAVLSRINHVNILKILGCCLEIEIPTLVYEFFSHETLYDRIHKPGTSGYISWENCLKIATGVAYGLTYLHIDMATPIIHRDIKSRKILLDEHCNVKIIGFDVSLPMPLGETETECLVLGTYGYADPCYMAKGLVSEKSDVYSYGVVVFEILTGKKDRELWESASEFAECTEEKLVGFAEASLLQEVKKDQLMAFAQLVRRCLSGSWEERPTMKEVVQELRRIKGL
- the LOC131229738 gene encoding wall-associated receptor kinase 5-like is translated as MYKGTINGRAIIVSKSKQSNLISSSRAYEVAVLSRINHVNIVKILGCCLEIEIPTLVYDFFSQETLYDRIHKAGSSCYISWENCLKIATGVAYGLTYLHIDMATPIIHRNIKSSQILLDEHCNVKIIGFDISLPMPLGETEIECVVMGTFGYSDPCYIETGLVSEKSDVYSYGAVVFEMLTGKNVIEIEESELVSKFAEEKLVSFVEASLLKEVKKDQLMAFAQLVRRCLSERWDERPTMKEVVQELRRIKGL